A region from the Kribbella shirazensis genome encodes:
- a CDS encoding membrane protein insertase YidC has product MPSFLEAPVTGAYHLLKSLVATLEPFAGAYVAVVAIVVCTLAVRLLLVPLSVRAHRGLTARAELMPQLKQLTDKHRDNPERLQREIAKLQAESGTSLFAGFLPTLAQLPIFWLMYTLFSRAMVAGESNQLISGSLLGAPLGSHWPVLTGTPAYLVMAVLLAVVAWFSARLQLRQLDASATVLSRRIARLLPFSTLLTAAFVPLAAGLYLLTTTTWTVVERTILQR; this is encoded by the coding sequence GTGCCTTCCTTCCTGGAGGCACCGGTCACCGGTGCCTATCACCTGCTCAAGTCCCTCGTCGCCACCCTCGAGCCATTCGCCGGCGCGTACGTCGCTGTCGTCGCGATCGTCGTGTGCACGCTCGCCGTACGGCTGCTTCTCGTCCCGCTGAGCGTGCGGGCACATCGCGGGCTGACGGCCCGCGCGGAGTTGATGCCGCAGTTGAAACAGCTCACCGACAAGCACCGGGACAATCCGGAGCGGCTGCAGCGTGAGATCGCGAAGCTGCAGGCCGAGTCCGGTACGTCGTTGTTCGCCGGTTTCCTGCCGACGCTCGCGCAGCTCCCGATCTTCTGGCTCATGTACACGCTGTTCTCCCGCGCGATGGTCGCGGGGGAGTCGAACCAGTTGATCAGCGGCAGTCTGCTCGGTGCACCGCTCGGCTCGCACTGGCCGGTCCTGACGGGCACCCCGGCGTACCTTGTGATGGCGGTGTTGCTCGCTGTGGTCGCCTGGTTCTCGGCGCGGCTCCAGCTGCGGCAGCTGGACGCGTCGGCGACTGTCTTGTCCCGCCGGATCGCCCGTTTGCTGCCGTTCAGCACGTTGCTGACAGCCGCCTTCGTACCTCTCGCCGCCGGCCTGTACCTGCTGACCACGACCACCTGGACCGTCGTCGAGCGCACGATCCTGCAACGGTAG
- a CDS encoding DUF6412 domain-containing protein, producing the protein MTQWVAGVLAAVIPVFDTASLAAAVLTAAALLLALVVVARSAARSPLASPLPARASATRANARRTAYLSLRDPDAAGKPRPRAPGQ; encoded by the coding sequence ATGACGCAGTGGGTCGCCGGGGTGCTTGCCGCGGTGATCCCTGTGTTCGACACGGCTTCACTGGCCGCCGCCGTGCTCACGGCGGCGGCCTTGCTGTTGGCGCTGGTCGTCGTCGCACGCTCCGCGGCGCGGTCCCCGCTCGCCTCGCCGCTGCCGGCGCGGGCCAGCGCCACCCGGGCCAACGCCCGGCGTACCGCCTATCTCTCCCTCCGGGATCCCGACGCCGCAGGGAAGCCCCGACCACGAGCCCCCGGACAGTAG
- a CDS encoding TIM barrel protein yields MKLGVSSYCFRDLITRGEMDLIGVLDWVAASSAGHIEIAAMDGEYFLEHEDVVRDTAKHSENVGVPIVNYLVSGDLRSADTQEIDRLRRQLDVAHRFGARIFRHDVAPWAWREQDPGEFESTFEKVVEGCRAVADHAAELGIVSTIENHGFFMNGSERLARLVYAVDRPNFRVTLDLGNGLCVGEVPGKTAAGLIDVAASIGVKDFHIRRSAGEGWLKTLAGDYLLGTVSGHGDVDLPGLLALVATKPDVPVSLEFEGMESPLHAIERSLANILRLTEGVA; encoded by the coding sequence GTGAAGCTAGGAGTCAGCTCGTACTGCTTCCGCGATCTCATCACGCGCGGCGAGATGGACCTGATCGGCGTCCTGGACTGGGTCGCGGCCTCGTCCGCGGGTCACATCGAGATCGCCGCCATGGACGGGGAGTACTTCCTCGAGCACGAGGACGTCGTCCGCGACACCGCCAAGCACTCCGAGAACGTCGGCGTACCGATCGTGAACTACCTGGTCAGCGGCGATCTGCGGTCCGCGGACACCCAGGAGATCGACCGCCTGCGCCGGCAGCTGGACGTCGCGCACCGGTTCGGCGCCCGGATCTTCCGGCACGACGTCGCGCCGTGGGCGTGGCGTGAGCAGGACCCGGGTGAGTTCGAGTCGACCTTCGAGAAGGTCGTCGAGGGCTGCCGCGCGGTCGCCGACCACGCCGCCGAGCTGGGCATCGTGTCGACGATCGAGAACCACGGCTTCTTCATGAACGGCAGCGAGCGGCTCGCCCGGCTCGTGTACGCCGTGGACCGCCCGAACTTCCGCGTCACGCTCGACCTCGGCAACGGCCTGTGCGTCGGCGAGGTGCCGGGCAAGACCGCCGCCGGGCTGATCGACGTCGCGGCCTCGATCGGCGTGAAGGACTTCCACATCCGCCGGTCGGCAGGGGAGGGCTGGCTGAAGACCCTGGCCGGCGACTACCTGCTCGGGACGGTCTCGGGTCACGGCGACGTGGACCTGCCCGGCCTGCTGGCACTGGTTGCCACCAAGCCCGACGTACCGGTGAGCCTGGAGTTCGAGGGTATGGAGTCGCCGCTGCATGCCATCGAGCGCTCGCTCGCGAACATCCTCCGACTGACGGAAGGCGTGGCCTGA
- a CDS encoding ROK family transcriptional regulator, which produces METARGAAQAERAANQVACLRFLADAGEARTVGVISEGTGLSRPTVHAVLDDLLDAGLVEATSPATAGPGRPARAFRFAREAGLVAGVDLGPRGARAIICDLSGRRVGYAELMPDGSADLSLIPRALDAAAGSLDLTRLRGVGVGLPGVVEADGRLRASLAMPGLVGLPVGELLAKELEQPVVVDNDIKLAALAEQRGGAGRGYSDVVYLQIGHRLSLSIVLNGVIRQGRHRLAGELGAQRGMRWTRNAQRGQLVWSVRPTGAEVLAAAAAGDADAQAELEDFCAQIAGRIATVLLVVDPEVVVVRGGSVADTGTLLRPLAAAVENELVFPERPPFVASALGREAVVLGAVGNAFDRFSSAIYGVHDYPSPWSHITPLDSDTLERTSK; this is translated from the coding sequence ATGGAGACTGCACGCGGAGCCGCGCAGGCGGAGCGAGCGGCGAACCAGGTCGCCTGCCTGCGCTTTCTCGCCGACGCCGGTGAGGCGCGCACGGTCGGCGTCATCAGCGAGGGGACCGGCCTGTCCCGACCCACCGTGCACGCCGTCCTCGACGATCTGCTGGACGCCGGATTGGTCGAGGCGACCAGCCCGGCCACGGCGGGACCGGGCCGGCCGGCCCGGGCGTTCCGGTTCGCCCGTGAGGCGGGCCTGGTCGCCGGCGTGGACCTCGGTCCGCGCGGAGCACGCGCGATCATCTGCGACCTTTCCGGTCGCCGGGTCGGGTACGCCGAGCTGATGCCGGACGGATCGGCCGACCTCTCACTGATTCCGCGTGCGCTCGATGCCGCCGCCGGATCGCTCGACCTGACCCGTCTGCGCGGGGTCGGTGTGGGCCTGCCAGGCGTCGTCGAGGCGGACGGGCGGCTGCGGGCCAGCCTCGCGATGCCCGGCCTGGTCGGCCTGCCGGTCGGCGAGCTCCTGGCGAAGGAGCTCGAGCAGCCGGTCGTCGTGGACAACGACATCAAGCTGGCGGCGCTGGCGGAGCAGCGTGGCGGCGCGGGCCGCGGGTACTCCGATGTCGTCTATCTGCAGATCGGCCACCGGCTGTCACTCTCGATCGTCCTCAACGGGGTCATCCGGCAAGGACGGCACCGGCTCGCGGGCGAGCTGGGCGCGCAGCGCGGGATGCGCTGGACGCGTAACGCTCAGCGCGGCCAGCTGGTGTGGTCCGTGCGGCCGACCGGTGCGGAGGTGCTGGCCGCCGCGGCGGCCGGCGACGCCGACGCGCAGGCGGAGCTCGAGGACTTCTGCGCGCAGATCGCCGGACGGATCGCGACCGTGCTGCTGGTCGTCGATCCCGAGGTCGTGGTCGTCCGGGGCGGATCGGTGGCCGACACCGGCACGCTGCTGCGGCCGCTCGCGGCCGCGGTCGAGAACGAATTGGTCTTCCCCGAGCGCCCGCCGTTCGTCGCGTCCGCGTTGGGGCGCGAGGCGGTGGTGCTCGGGGCGGTCGGCAACGCGTTCGACCGGTTCAGTTCAGCAATCTACGGCGTTCACGACTACCCGAGTCCGTGGAGCCACATCACCCCCCTTGACTCAGACACTCTGGAGAGGACCAGCAAGTGA
- a CDS encoding Gfo/Idh/MocA family protein, protein MKTRIAVIGLGSIAGEHLSAYQKNPQAELVAVCDVDLERAKARAEQFGVERVTGDAEEIFSDPGIDAVSVCVPNTLHAPIAEAALRAGKNVLVEKPMTVTVPEAEALVKAVEDTGKALQIGYVRRYAPNALVTKRFLDAGEFGDIYAARATLLRTAGNPGGWFGDVELSGGGPLIDLGVHVIDLCWYLMGMPKPVSASGVTFAPLGARDNIQHLTRYKAASAARPNTVEDYATAQIRFEGGAVLDVDTSFSLHARNEISVRIHGDKGGAEIEPELLMITERHDTLLHVQPQIDSLGFDFRAGFANQIDHFLQICRGEIPADATAEQGLEMARMLSAIYESAKTGAEVRIAR, encoded by the coding sequence ATGAAGACGCGGATTGCGGTGATCGGGCTGGGCTCGATCGCCGGCGAGCACCTGAGCGCGTACCAGAAGAACCCCCAGGCCGAGCTCGTCGCCGTGTGCGACGTCGACCTGGAGCGGGCGAAGGCCCGCGCCGAGCAGTTCGGCGTGGAGCGGGTGACCGGCGACGCCGAGGAGATCTTCTCGGACCCGGGCATCGACGCGGTGAGCGTGTGCGTACCGAACACGCTGCACGCGCCGATCGCCGAGGCGGCGCTGCGGGCCGGCAAGAACGTCCTGGTCGAGAAGCCGATGACCGTGACGGTGCCCGAGGCCGAGGCACTGGTGAAGGCGGTCGAGGACACCGGCAAGGCGCTGCAGATCGGGTACGTACGGCGGTACGCGCCGAACGCGCTGGTGACCAAGCGGTTCCTGGACGCGGGTGAGTTCGGCGACATCTACGCGGCCCGAGCCACGCTGCTGCGCACGGCCGGCAACCCCGGTGGCTGGTTCGGCGACGTGGAGCTGTCGGGCGGCGGTCCGCTGATCGACCTCGGCGTGCACGTCATCGACCTGTGCTGGTACCTGATGGGGATGCCGAAGCCGGTGTCCGCGTCCGGTGTCACGTTCGCCCCGCTCGGGGCCCGCGACAACATCCAGCACCTGACCCGGTACAAGGCGGCGTCGGCGGCGCGGCCGAACACGGTCGAGGACTACGCCACGGCGCAGATCCGCTTCGAGGGCGGGGCGGTCCTCGACGTGGACACGTCGTTCTCGCTGCACGCGCGCAACGAGATCAGCGTCCGGATCCACGGTGACAAGGGCGGCGCGGAGATCGAGCCGGAGCTGCTGATGATCACCGAGCGGCACGACACGCTGCTGCACGTCCAGCCGCAGATCGACTCGCTCGGGTTCGACTTCCGGGCCGGGTTCGCGAACCAGATCGATCACTTCCTGCAGATCTGCCGCGGCGAGATCCCGGCCGACGCGACCGCGGAACAGGGCCTGGAGATGGCCCGGATGCTGAGCGCGATCTACGAGTCGGCGAAGACCGGCGCGGAGGTCAGGATCGCCCGCTGA